The Desulfolucanica intricata genome has a window encoding:
- a CDS encoding metal ABC transporter permease — MFQYDFMIRALIAGAVVGIICPAVGVFLVLRRYSFMADTLAHVSLAGVAVGFYLGIYPMVTTVLTAVLAALGVERLRSGRRLPGEAVLALVMSGGLALAVVLVSMARGFNIDLFGYLFGSILTVGPQDLWIIGILGLLVLLVIALLFKEFSLMAFDEDYARVAGLPYDRLNLIFILLIALTVAVALRVVGTLLVGALMVIPVLTALLVAGSFRRVFAVAIILGLGAVLIGLPVSYFLGIPSGGAVVLTALAGFALVYALKQLKEALFKKTVAEKEGGKERKEFAAAKTP, encoded by the coding sequence ATGTTTCAATATGATTTTATGATCCGGGCCTTAATAGCCGGGGCCGTAGTAGGTATCATCTGCCCCGCGGTAGGTGTGTTTCTTGTCCTGCGGCGGTATTCCTTTATGGCCGATACCCTGGCTCATGTATCACTGGCCGGTGTGGCTGTAGGGTTCTACCTGGGTATTTACCCAATGGTTACCACGGTGTTAACCGCGGTGCTGGCGGCTTTAGGTGTTGAGCGGCTGCGCTCCGGCCGGAGGCTTCCGGGAGAAGCGGTGCTGGCACTGGTGATGTCCGGCGGACTGGCTTTGGCCGTGGTTTTGGTAAGTATGGCCCGGGGGTTTAATATTGACCTGTTCGGTTATCTTTTTGGAAGTATTCTTACTGTCGGCCCACAGGATTTATGGATTATTGGAATCCTGGGACTTCTGGTGTTGCTGGTAATAGCTCTTTTATTTAAGGAATTTTCCTTAATGGCCTTTGACGAAGACTACGCGCGGGTAGCAGGTCTGCCTTACGACAGGCTGAATCTGATATTTATTTTGCTCATTGCTTTAACCGTAGCAGTAGCCTTACGGGTGGTGGGTACACTGTTAGTCGGGGCTTTAATGGTTATCCCTGTACTTACTGCCCTTTTAGTGGCCGGGAGCTTTCGCCGGGTATTTGCAGTAGCAATTATACTCGGGCTGGGAGCGGTACTGATTGGTTTACCCGTATCTTATTTCCTGGGTATTCCTTCCGGTGGTGCGGTGGTTTTGACCGCCCTGGCCGGCTTCGCCCTGGTTTATGCTCTAAAGCAACTGAAAGAAGCCCTTTTTAAAAAGACGGTGGCCGAGAAAGAGGGAGGTAAAGAAAGGAAAGAGTTTGCAGCTGCAAAAACTCCTTAA
- a CDS encoding metal ABC transporter ATP-binding protein — protein sequence MEKAPLVEIKDLYFCYEDKTVLEGVNLKVYPGDYLAVVGPNGSGKTTLLKLMLGLFKPVKGKIRLFGQDLERFKEWTRVGYVPQKATHFDHRFPATVEEIVAAGRYARAGLGRRLKAADREAVDSALDLVGMRAYKANPVGRLSGGQQQRVFIARALAGKPELLILDEPVVGLDAGAQEDFYNLLRRLNQEYGITLITVSHDTGAVGSQVNKLACINRRLIYHGSPQDIPSGETLAELYGMPVRAVSHHH from the coding sequence ATGGAAAAAGCTCCTTTAGTAGAAATAAAAGACCTGTACTTTTGCTATGAAGACAAAACTGTTTTAGAAGGGGTTAATCTAAAGGTATACCCCGGAGATTACCTTGCTGTGGTGGGCCCGAACGGCTCAGGTAAAACTACTCTTTTAAAATTAATGCTGGGTTTATTTAAGCCGGTGAAAGGTAAAATTAGGCTCTTCGGGCAGGACCTTGAAAGATTTAAAGAGTGGACCAGGGTTGGTTATGTGCCCCAGAAGGCTACCCATTTTGACCATCGTTTTCCGGCTACGGTAGAGGAAATTGTGGCCGCCGGCCGGTATGCACGGGCCGGCCTGGGCCGTCGCTTAAAGGCCGCTGACCGGGAAGCCGTTGACTCGGCATTGGATTTAGTGGGGATGCGGGCTTACAAAGCCAACCCCGTTGGCCGGCTTTCCGGCGGCCAGCAGCAGAGGGTTTTTATCGCCCGGGCCCTGGCCGGAAAGCCGGAGCTGCTGATCCTTGATGAACCGGTGGTAGGACTGGACGCCGGTGCTCAAGAAGATTTCTATAACCTTCTGCGCCGCTTAAACCAGGAGTATGGCATAACGCTGATTACGGTATCCCATGATACCGGCGCTGTAGGTTCGCAGGTAAATAAGCTGGCCTGTATTAACCGGCGCTTAATTTATCACGGCAGTCCCCAGGATATACCCTCCGGAGAAACCCTTGCAGAGCTTTACGGTATGCCGGTGCGGGCCGTATCTCATCACCATTAA
- a CDS encoding metal ABC transporter substrate-binding protein produces MRKLCLAVLFILTMVFLAGCGNDQPALSNSYKEKNDNQKINIVATFYPLYEFAGRVGGERVEVYNLLPPGVEPHGWEPTPRELARIEDADLFIYNGAGMEPWVEQRLLPVLKNSGVRVVNASSGQDLIHLSAGEQEAEHAHVHEGNRKYDPHFWLDPVMAKKIVESISLALISIDPSGEQYYRNNTENYTNELLALDREFSAAAKEFKNKELVTSHSAFAYLARRYGLQQVSVLGLSPDAQPSPAELKEVVNFVREKKVKCIFFEPLVNPGLAETVAREAKVKTGVLDPVAGLSDEEEARGENYISIMRKNLAALREALS; encoded by the coding sequence ATGAGGAAATTGTGTTTGGCTGTTCTGTTTATACTAACCATGGTGTTTTTGGCAGGCTGCGGCAATGATCAGCCGGCCCTTTCCAATAGCTATAAGGAAAAAAATGATAATCAAAAAATTAATATTGTGGCCACCTTTTATCCCCTTTATGAATTTGCCGGCAGGGTTGGAGGTGAACGGGTAGAGGTATATAATCTTTTGCCTCCCGGAGTGGAGCCCCACGGCTGGGAGCCAACACCGCGGGAACTGGCCCGGATTGAAGATGCCGACCTGTTTATCTATAACGGGGCCGGCATGGAGCCCTGGGTGGAGCAGCGCCTGCTGCCGGTTTTGAAAAACAGCGGGGTCAGGGTGGTTAATGCCAGTTCAGGTCAAGATCTGATTCATCTTTCCGCCGGTGAACAGGAAGCTGAACACGCACATGTCCACGAAGGGAACCGGAAATATGATCCCCATTTCTGGCTGGATCCGGTGATGGCTAAAAAAATAGTTGAGTCCATCTCCCTGGCACTGATTTCTATAGATCCCTCCGGTGAACAATATTACCGTAACAATACAGAAAACTATACTAACGAACTGCTGGCCTTAGACCGTGAATTCAGCGCGGCCGCGAAAGAATTTAAGAATAAAGAGCTGGTTACCTCCCACAGTGCCTTTGCTTATCTGGCCCGGCGCTACGGTTTGCAGCAGGTTTCCGTATTGGGACTTTCACCGGATGCCCAGCCCTCTCCGGCAGAATTAAAAGAAGTGGTTAATTTTGTGCGTGAGAAAAAGGTCAAGTGTATATTCTTTGAGCCCCTGGTAAATCCCGGACTGGCGGAAACAGTGGCCCGGGAAGCAAAAGTAAAAACCGGGGTGCTGGATCCTGTGGCCGGGCTTAGTGATGAGGAAGAGGCCCGGGGGGAAAACTATATATCCATAATGCGTAAAAATCTGGCCGCCTTAAGGGAGGCACTGAGTTAA
- a CDS encoding Fur family transcriptional regulator yields MSMEDMLNKLKENGIKVTPQRQEVLRVFLENEKHYSAEEILKKVKNTFSNISLDTIYRTLSLFKGLGLINEVDFADGCRRFEINNVDGHHHHLVCLKCGRAEEVRFCPEDCLLKVQKQNPDFKVSGHTFKIFGYCPNCQ; encoded by the coding sequence ATGAGTATGGAGGATATGTTAAATAAGTTGAAAGAGAACGGAATAAAGGTGACACCTCAGAGACAGGAAGTATTAAGGGTTTTTTTGGAAAATGAGAAGCATTACAGCGCCGAGGAAATATTGAAAAAGGTTAAAAACACCTTTTCCAATATTAGTTTAGATACTATCTACAGGACTTTGAGTTTGTTTAAGGGATTGGGGTTAATCAATGAAGTGGATTTTGCTGACGGCTGCCGCCGGTTTGAAATAAACAATGTGGACGGCCACCACCATCACCTGGTTTGTTTGAAATGCGGCAGGGCCGAGGAGGTGCGATTCTGCCCGGAAGATTGTTTGCTTAAGGTACAAAAGCAAAACCCTGATTTTAAGGTGTCCGGACATACGTTTAAGATTTTTGGCTACTGCCCAAACTGTCAGTAA
- a CDS encoding HoxN/HupN/NixA family nickel/cobalt transporter translates to MNLFYYLSAFGIGAMHALEPGHGKSIMGAYLVLSRGRIVDAIVLGLTSAVTHTLVIVFMAVAAKFATAQVITSVPYTDRPELWLRLVSGLLIVIVGIRLLPIKRRTTCSCGHHHSGHHRHPVPGANNARRVNLTDLILVGFTNGLIPCPSALAVLLLSLSTGQLLSGLSLVFAFGIGGAVALITIGIVFVKISSCAGNRINTHTWSRLAAASGLLIIFTGVVVIYRAVQGLL, encoded by the coding sequence ATGAATCTTTTCTATTATTTGTCTGCGTTTGGAATCGGGGCAATGCACGCCCTGGAGCCGGGTCACGGCAAAAGTATTATGGGAGCTTACCTGGTCTTGTCCCGGGGACGTATAGTGGATGCCATCGTTTTAGGACTAACCTCAGCAGTAACCCACACCCTGGTGATTGTGTTTATGGCTGTGGCTGCAAAGTTTGCCACCGCCCAGGTAATTACCAGTGTACCCTACACCGACCGGCCGGAGCTCTGGCTGCGGCTGGTTTCCGGACTGCTGATTGTAATTGTGGGCATCCGGTTATTACCTATAAAAAGAAGAACCACCTGCAGCTGCGGTCATCATCACTCCGGGCATCACCGTCACCCGGTACCCGGGGCAAATAATGCCCGCCGGGTTAATTTAACGGACCTAATTTTAGTTGGTTTTACCAACGGGTTAATTCCCTGCCCCAGTGCCCTGGCAGTTTTACTCCTGTCCTTAAGTACCGGCCAACTTTTAAGCGGGCTGTCCCTTGTTTTTGCCTTCGGTATCGGAGGGGCTGTGGCGTTAATTACCATTGGAATCGTTTTTGTGAAAATTTCTTCCTGCGCCGGGAACAGAATCAATACCCATACCTGGAGCCGGCTGGCCGCGGCCAGCGGTCTTTTGATCATTTTTACCGGAGTGGTGGTAATTTACCGGGCCGTACAGGGACTGCTCTAA
- a CDS encoding anthranilate synthase component II — translation MLVMLDNYDSFVYNLYQYLRELGQEVKVFRCDKVSPAGIEALSPSHIIISPGPCTPNEAGISLAAIEYFAGRIPVLGVCLGHQAIGQAFGGKVIRAPRLMHGKTSPVYHDGRTVYKDLPNPITTARYHSLIVERESLPPVLEITSETEKGELMGIRHKKYTVEGVQFHPESILTTEGKRLLANFLRLKGGYWHDNPALN, via the coding sequence GTGTTGGTAATGTTGGATAACTACGACTCCTTTGTTTATAACTTATATCAATATTTAAGGGAGCTGGGGCAGGAAGTAAAAGTTTTCCGCTGCGACAAGGTCAGCCCGGCCGGGATTGAAGCTTTGTCCCCCTCCCACATTATTATATCCCCCGGCCCGTGTACTCCCAATGAAGCCGGAATTTCCCTGGCTGCCATTGAGTATTTTGCGGGAAGAATACCCGTACTGGGTGTTTGCCTGGGGCACCAGGCCATCGGACAGGCCTTTGGCGGAAAGGTAATCCGGGCCCCGCGGCTGATGCACGGAAAAACTTCCCCGGTCTACCATGACGGGCGTACAGTTTACAAAGATCTGCCCAATCCAATAACCACCGCCCGCTATCACTCCTTAATTGTAGAAAGGGAAAGTTTACCCCCGGTTTTAGAAATCACCTCAGAAACAGAAAAGGGCGAATTGATGGGGATCCGGCACAAGAAATACACGGTAGAGGGTGTTCAGTTTCACCCGGAATCCATTTTAACCACCGAAGGAAAGCGCCTTTTGGCAAATTTCCTGAGGCTGAAGGGAGGTTACTGGCATGACAACCCTGCCCTTAATTAA
- the pabB gene encoding aminodeoxychorismate synthase component I yields the protein MTTLPLIKKLSVSLTAETIHDRLHQRPYSFFLDTGMRVEGLGHHSFVGADPFLVFESKGSRITVTQNGQQQVFTGHPFKELKKLLELYKLPRAQTGLPFNGGAVGFFGYDLGRGLEVIPSLAEDDTDLPDCRLGFYDVLVGIDHLTGEVSLVSTGLPEKAPDRALARATARLEEVEKIISGPAPRRKKAPPAKSAGLPESHFTEQSYCAAVQRAIDYIATGDIFIVNLSQRFSTPQTMDSWKLYRKLRDINPAPFAAFLGFDEIEVICASPERFLKVTDKLVETRPIKGTRPRGKTRAEDAALRRELWESKKDRAELVMIVDLERNDLGRVCKTGSVQVPELYRLEEYPTVFHLVSTVVGELPEDKDVVDLLEASFPGGSITGAPKIRSMEIIEELEPVRRGIYTGSIGYIGFDGDADLNIVIRTLVAKNGRLYFQVGGGITADSVPYKEYIETLDKARALMRALGLEEEVDYRWSVSSV from the coding sequence ATGACAACCCTGCCCTTAATTAAAAAGCTTTCAGTAAGCCTTACTGCGGAAACAATTCATGATCGCCTGCATCAAAGACCTTATAGCTTTTTCCTGGACACGGGCATGCGGGTGGAAGGACTGGGGCACCACTCCTTTGTAGGAGCGGATCCCTTTTTGGTGTTTGAGTCCAAGGGCAGCCGGATTACTGTTACCCAAAACGGGCAGCAGCAGGTATTTACCGGTCACCCCTTTAAAGAATTGAAAAAGCTTTTGGAGCTTTATAAGCTGCCCCGCGCTCAAACCGGGCTGCCCTTTAACGGTGGTGCGGTGGGCTTTTTCGGGTATGATCTGGGCCGGGGGCTGGAGGTTATCCCAAGTTTGGCGGAAGATGATACGGACTTACCGGACTGCCGCCTGGGTTTTTATGATGTCCTTGTAGGAATTGATCACCTGACCGGTGAAGTATCCCTGGTTTCCACCGGCTTACCGGAAAAAGCCCCTGACCGGGCTTTGGCCAGGGCCACTGCCCGGCTGGAGGAAGTGGAAAAAATTATCTCAGGCCCGGCCCCCCGCCGGAAAAAGGCTCCCCCGGCAAAGTCGGCGGGTTTACCGGAGTCGCACTTTACCGAGCAAAGTTACTGTGCAGCCGTACAGCGGGCCATTGATTATATAGCTACCGGGGATATTTTTATCGTTAACCTGTCCCAGCGCTTTTCCACCCCTCAGACCATGGACTCCTGGAAATTATACCGTAAATTGAGGGACATTAACCCGGCTCCCTTTGCCGCCTTTCTGGGTTTTGACGAAATAGAGGTAATCTGCGCTTCCCCCGAACGCTTTTTAAAGGTTACGGATAAGCTGGTGGAAACCCGGCCTATTAAGGGCACCAGGCCCCGGGGAAAAACCCGGGCCGAGGATGCCGCCCTGCGCCGGGAACTCTGGGAAAGCAAAAAGGACCGGGCCGAGCTGGTGATGATTGTTGATCTGGAAAGAAACGATCTGGGGCGGGTTTGTAAAACCGGCTCGGTACAGGTTCCGGAGCTGTACCGCCTGGAGGAATATCCCACTGTCTTTCACCTGGTATCAACAGTGGTGGGTGAACTGCCGGAAGATAAAGATGTAGTTGACCTGCTGGAAGCCTCCTTCCCGGGCGGATCCATTACCGGGGCACCCAAAATTCGTTCTATGGAAATTATTGAGGAGCTGGAACCGGTGCGGCGTGGTATTTATACCGGCTCCATCGGCTATATAGGCTTTGACGGCGACGCTGACTTAAATATTGTAATCCGCACCCTGGTAGCAAAAAACGGGCGGCTTTACTTTCAGGTCGGCGGCGGGATTACCGCTGACTCGGTTCCTTACAAGGAATATATTGAAACCCTGGATAAAGCCCGGGCTCTTATGCGGGCCCTGGGGCTGGAGGAAGAGGTGGATTACCGGTGGAGTGTTTCGTCTGTGTAA
- a CDS encoding aminotransferase class IV, whose amino-acid sequence MECFVCVNGNLVPGERAVLPALDRGFLYGWGLFETFLVKNGEAEFLEEHLERLKSSAPRLGLTLPDQELIKYGIREVIAENSLAKGSLRLTVSAGVEAAGKPTMLITVKKGSVYRQEHYSRGFKAGFLSTPRNESSPLVYVKSLNYLENILGRQEALARGWNEGLFLNTRGFLTEGTVSNVFLVTKANELVTPEIRAGLLPGIMRAKVLEKAGAAGCRCIERAVKPEELFSARECFLTNSLMVVMPLVEIEGRPVGNGRPGEITRKLMRKINQAAP is encoded by the coding sequence GTGGAGTGTTTCGTCTGTGTAAACGGAAACCTCGTCCCGGGAGAGCGGGCTGTTCTGCCCGCTTTGGACCGGGGTTTTTTGTATGGCTGGGGTCTTTTTGAAACCTTCCTGGTTAAAAACGGTGAGGCCGAATTTTTAGAAGAACACCTGGAGCGGCTTAAGTCCTCCGCCCCGCGACTTGGCTTAACCCTGCCGGACCAGGAATTGATTAAATACGGAATTCGTGAGGTTATTGCTGAAAATAGTTTAGCAAAGGGGAGCTTACGCCTTACTGTTTCAGCCGGTGTTGAAGCTGCCGGTAAGCCTACTATGCTTATTACCGTCAAAAAAGGATCTGTCTACCGGCAGGAACACTACAGCAGGGGCTTTAAAGCCGGCTTTTTAAGCACTCCCAGAAATGAAAGCTCCCCTTTAGTTTATGTTAAGTCTTTAAATTACTTGGAAAATATTTTAGGACGACAGGAAGCCCTGGCCAGGGGCTGGAATGAAGGTCTTTTTTTAAATACCCGGGGATTTTTGACAGAAGGTACGGTAAGCAACGTATTCTTAGTGACCAAAGCTAATGAACTGGTTACCCCGGAGATACGAGCGGGCCTTCTGCCGGGGATTATGCGGGCCAAGGTACTGGAAAAAGCCGGCGCCGCCGGCTGCCGGTGTATTGAGAGGGCGGTAAAACCTGAGGAACTGTTTAGTGCCCGGGAGTGTTTTTTAACTAACTCCCTGATGGTGGTTATGCCGCTGGTTGAAATCGAAGGCCGGCCGGTGGGTAACGGCCGCCCGGGGGAAATTACAAGGAAATTAATGCGAAAGATCAATCAAGCCGCCCCTTAG
- a CDS encoding copper amine oxidase N-terminal domain-containing protein, giving the protein MKKKNLLIVAIALLFCFSIVFATGAAQPAAKDLVLAKIKDFKFEVDKGFYEKSLDESHFTITKFDGSVKNNLGDYAGTKIDLLSYMDIPNNTIKIDYVTNIKGQAHKGEVYLAGDKIILTKDILNLLKELGLDVFKDNPVLEQSPQYLYIADAQLKSIWEQIAGYQNQQLPEEYKELLLFLVEAIPDKYFSISPGKVTLKLDQEGLVDVAANLLEKVKNEPERVADILVGLNKYNTSLAGAPSPEEMKNQIISGIKSTTFPTREELQIISNFVEIKDFIYEASLLPGGAKKFNMDINIKTPGNTAGGQFLVTVNSKGNQDNLEGSFIIKGNYTDPKGPEFALDISSKYNYRGPIANAGTNVFVKAKDNATGELLLDLGVIGNSVTKVDNSLVLNAPELTADNSLDITTLIRNAGAANGELNLIVNDNNIDTPAKPSVKEGQMMLPLRAVAEALGYEVQWIDPNEVRITGGDNLIILLINEKSYQVNGVEKTIDIPAYLNEGFTMAPISFISTELGAKVEFASGAVIIKK; this is encoded by the coding sequence TTGAAGAAAAAAAATTTATTAATCGTAGCAATAGCTTTGCTTTTTTGCTTTAGCATAGTTTTTGCTACCGGTGCCGCACAGCCGGCTGCAAAGGATTTAGTATTAGCTAAAATTAAAGACTTTAAGTTCGAGGTTGACAAAGGATTTTATGAGAAATCTCTGGATGAAAGCCATTTCACAATTACCAAATTTGACGGCAGCGTAAAAAATAACTTGGGTGACTATGCAGGTACTAAGATTGATCTTCTGTCCTACATGGATATTCCTAACAACACAATTAAAATTGACTATGTCACTAACATTAAAGGACAAGCACATAAGGGTGAAGTTTACTTAGCAGGCGATAAAATTATCTTAACCAAAGATATTCTTAATTTGCTGAAGGAACTGGGTCTTGATGTATTTAAGGACAATCCTGTTTTGGAACAAAGCCCCCAATACCTTTACATTGCTGATGCACAGCTGAAAAGCATTTGGGAGCAGATAGCAGGCTACCAAAACCAGCAGCTACCTGAAGAATATAAGGAATTACTGCTTTTCCTGGTGGAAGCAATTCCTGATAAATATTTCAGCATCTCACCCGGCAAAGTTACTCTTAAGCTGGATCAAGAAGGTCTTGTAGATGTTGCGGCTAACCTGTTAGAAAAAGTTAAAAATGAACCTGAGAGAGTTGCAGACATTCTGGTAGGTTTAAACAAATATAACACCTCCTTAGCAGGAGCCCCTTCTCCGGAAGAAATGAAAAATCAAATTATCTCCGGAATTAAATCAACTACTTTCCCTACCCGGGAAGAACTACAAATTATTAGCAATTTTGTAGAAATAAAAGATTTTATCTATGAAGCATCCCTCCTGCCCGGTGGAGCTAAAAAGTTTAATATGGACATAAACATTAAGACTCCGGGTAATACAGCCGGCGGGCAGTTCCTTGTTACTGTAAACAGCAAAGGGAATCAAGATAACTTGGAAGGCTCTTTTATCATTAAAGGTAATTATACCGACCCCAAGGGTCCTGAATTTGCTCTGGATATAAGCAGCAAATATAATTATCGGGGACCGATCGCTAATGCCGGTACAAACGTGTTTGTAAAAGCCAAAGACAATGCCACCGGTGAATTATTGTTAGACCTTGGTGTAATTGGTAATTCTGTAACCAAAGTTGACAACAGCCTGGTTCTAAACGCTCCTGAACTCACTGCGGATAACAGTCTGGATATCACAACCTTAATCCGGAATGCCGGTGCTGCTAACGGTGAGCTAAATCTTATTGTAAACGATAATAATATTGATACTCCTGCAAAACCTTCTGTTAAAGAGGGACAAATGATGTTACCGTTGAGAGCTGTTGCTGAAGCATTGGGTTATGAGGTTCAGTGGATTGATCCCAATGAAGTTCGCATCACCGGTGGTGATAACTTAATTATTCTGTTAATTAATGAAAAGTCCTATCAGGTTAACGGGGTAGAAAAAACCATTGATATACCTGCCTATCTCAATGAGGGCTTCACCATGGCTCCCATAAGCTTTATCAGTACTGAATTAGGGGCTAAAGTTGAATTTGCAAGCGGAGCAGTAATTATTAAAAAATAA
- a CDS encoding flavodoxin family protein codes for MKIIAVNGSHRKGKNTALMLNTVLEEAAAQGAAVELLELSDYNIKHCLSCNKCLGRPQCSITDDDMAGIAEKLLEADGIVLGSPVYWANVTALMKNFMDRTRYMHMTQNMLAGKVGAAVTIAGLRNGGQEMALRMMEFFLTAQGLLVVDPRGQEGPIMYGAAAGSLLADVQDGKILWRKSIMEDEAAILACRQLGRNMVNLISKLKK; via the coding sequence ATGAAAATTATTGCCGTTAACGGAAGCCACCGTAAAGGAAAAAACACTGCCCTAATGCTTAATACAGTGCTGGAAGAGGCCGCTGCACAGGGTGCCGCTGTTGAATTATTGGAGTTATCTGATTATAATATCAAACACTGTCTTTCCTGCAATAAATGTCTTGGCCGGCCCCAGTGTTCCATCACAGATGACGACATGGCCGGTATTGCAGAAAAATTGCTGGAGGCAGACGGAATTGTACTTGGCTCACCGGTATACTGGGCCAATGTAACAGCACTGATGAAAAACTTTATGGATCGCACCCGCTATATGCATATGACTCAAAATATGCTGGCCGGTAAGGTTGGAGCCGCTGTCACCATTGCCGGTTTACGCAACGGGGGGCAGGAAATGGCCCTGCGCATGATGGAATTTTTCCTTACCGCCCAGGGCTTACTTGTAGTAGACCCGCGCGGCCAGGAAGGCCCGATTATGTACGGTGCAGCTGCCGGTAGTCTTCTGGCAGATGTTCAAGACGGGAAAATCCTCTGGCGTAAAAGTATAATGGAGGACGAAGCCGCTATACTGGCCTGCCGCCAGTTGGGGCGGAATATGGTAAACTTGATTAGTAAATTAAAGAAATAG
- a CDS encoding potassium channel family protein, with the protein MYNSKALWRVIVIPTSVPILYSLIYKFLVFIDPNSFAGIGSTSDIFDFIYFSFVTFTTMGYGDMYPISPLAKIAVTSEAIIGILTIPFLIYFHTK; encoded by the coding sequence TTGTATAACAGTAAGGCACTTTGGAGAGTAATTGTCATACCTACCTCTGTACCCATATTGTATTCTTTAATTTATAAGTTTCTGGTTTTCATAGATCCCAATTCCTTTGCAGGCATAGGTTCTACCAGCGATATTTTTGATTTTATCTACTTTAGCTTTGTCACTTTCACAACGATGGGTTATGGTGACATGTATCCAATAAGCCCTCTTGCAAAAATCGCTGTAACCAGTGAAGCCATTATTGGTATTTTGACAATTCCCTTTTTAATTTACTTTCATACAAAATAG
- the prmC gene encoding peptide chain release factor N(5)-glutamine methyltransferase: protein MNIREALARAGAFLTASCTGLPALDAEVLMMHLLGTDRTGLYLNFDQLLTDEQVEKYRNLIERRSQGEPVAYLTGHKEFMGLDFTVSPAVLVPRPETELLVEKALKLLPEQPGKTLIAVDVGTGSGAIAVSLAKLNAHLEVYAVDYSTEALSVARQNAVSHGVDGRIHYYHGDLLTPLIGLELNGRVDLIAANLPYIPSSDMPGLPVDVRLYEPHLALDGGRDGLDLYRRLLPVAGEFLRTGGHLLMEIGPGQGDVLSRELAGLGWGGIEVLPDYTGRERLVVAMK, encoded by the coding sequence ATGAATATTCGTGAAGCACTGGCCCGTGCCGGGGCCTTCCTGACAGCCTCCTGCACCGGGCTGCCGGCACTGGATGCCGAGGTTTTAATGATGCACCTTTTAGGCACCGACCGGACGGGGCTTTATCTAAATTTTGATCAACTGCTGACAGATGAGCAGGTCGAAAAATATCGAAATCTAATCGAGCGCCGCAGCCAGGGTGAACCGGTGGCCTATTTGACCGGACATAAGGAATTTATGGGTCTTGATTTCACCGTAAGTCCGGCTGTCCTGGTTCCCCGCCCGGAAACCGAGCTGCTGGTAGAAAAGGCTCTGAAGCTGTTGCCGGAACAGCCCGGTAAAACTTTAATCGCTGTGGATGTGGGAACGGGCAGCGGGGCCATTGCCGTAAGCCTGGCCAAACTAAATGCCCACCTGGAGGTATATGCCGTGGATTACTCGACAGAGGCCTTGTCGGTGGCCCGGCAAAATGCTGTCTCCCACGGTGTGGATGGCAGGATACATTATTATCACGGGGATTTGCTGACTCCTTTAATCGGCCTGGAGCTTAACGGCAGGGTGGATCTTATTGCGGCTAACCTCCCGTACATTCCTTCTTCGGATATGCCGGGCTTACCGGTGGATGTCCGGCTCTATGAGCCCCATTTAGCTTTGGACGGAGGAAGAGACGGGCTTGATTTATATCGCAGGCTTTTACCTGTTGCCGGGGAATTTCTGCGGACAGGCGGACATCTCTTGATGGAAATCGGCCCGGGCCAGGGCGATGTTCTTTCCCGGGAGCTGGCGGGCCTGGGCTGGGGCGGCATAGAAGTGCTGCCTGATTATACGGGCCGGGAGCGGCTGGTGGTCGCTATGAAGTAG